One window from the genome of Rhodopseudomonas sp. P2A-2r encodes:
- a CDS encoding GntR family transcriptional regulator has product MLLRDNIYDLLRDDILTCRFAPGDDMREQDLAERYAVSRQPVREALLRLEREHLVTVQPRQGYRVNPISLGDARDLLRFRLALEPACVAEAIEHAPAEVLTALDEFRTFVGNREEFITYNRAFHTALAYASGNRRMAVAACDLIGQADRLVRVSLANVKGHDPAQLVAEHADLIDAMQRRDGRAAARIIRAHIQKTEKRVLPALARNAVII; this is encoded by the coding sequence ATGCTTTTGCGCGACAATATCTACGATCTGCTGCGTGATGATATCCTGACCTGTCGGTTTGCGCCGGGTGATGATATGCGCGAGCAGGATCTCGCGGAGCGTTATGCGGTCAGCCGCCAGCCGGTCCGCGAGGCCTTGCTGCGGCTCGAGCGCGAGCATCTGGTGACGGTGCAGCCGCGCCAGGGCTACCGGGTCAACCCGATCTCGCTGGGCGATGCGCGCGACCTGCTGCGTTTCCGGCTGGCGCTGGAGCCGGCTTGCGTCGCCGAGGCGATCGAACATGCGCCCGCCGAAGTGCTGACGGCGTTGGACGAGTTCCGGACCTTCGTCGGCAACCGCGAGGAGTTCATCACCTACAACCGCGCGTTCCATACCGCGCTGGCCTACGCCTCCGGCAACCGCCGCATGGCGGTCGCCGCCTGCGACCTGATCGGGCAGGCGGACCGCCTCGTTCGCGTCAGCCTAGCCAACGTCAAGGGGCACGACCCCGCGCAGCTCGTCGCCGAACACGCTGACCTGATCGACGCGATGCAGCGCCGCGATGGCCGCGCCGCCGCCCGCATCATCCGGGCCCACATTCAGAAAACCGAAAAACGCGTGCTGCCGGCGCTTGCCCGCAACGCGGTGATCATCTGA
- a CDS encoding aldehyde dehydrogenase — translation MNSPATPTVSDVETHGNFVDGKQIEAGDGVLLDVRNPATGEIIARIPNSTSADIDRAMKSARAAFEGREWGGMDIRSRARLVNRLADAFEANLDTLYRLETLNNGRPLNETRAQLGRLPDFFRYFAGLALSRRDSVIPVEGDYLNYTLRTPIGVVANCTPFNHPLMIMCKSLAAVLASGCTTVVKPSEYTPLTTLKLAQIFTDAGLPKGVFNVVLGLGQSAGKMLAEHPDINKLVLTGGTEAGRIAGSAAAKVFAHQTMELGGKTPVMVFDDFNIDQAVNYAAFGAFIGAGQTCVCASRHIVQDTIYDEFVEKLQRKTESIRIGDPFDPATQLGPVISAKQRDRVLMYSRFGNEDGARLVTGGVAADVPGHQGGYFVKPTVFADVRADMRIFQEEVFGPFTSVTPFKDEADALRLANDSPFGLAAAIRTSNVGRAHRVAAGVRAGIVWVNDHHRLDPASPWGGVDDSGIGSEFGTESFETHFNTKSVMVATAEKDFDWYRDTAGQKRLN, via the coding sequence ATGAACAGCCCCGCAACACCGACGGTCTCAGACGTCGAAACCCACGGCAATTTTGTCGACGGCAAGCAGATCGAGGCTGGCGACGGCGTTTTGCTCGATGTGCGCAACCCGGCGACTGGCGAGATCATCGCGCGGATTCCCAACTCGACTTCCGCCGACATCGACCGCGCCATGAAGAGCGCTCGTGCGGCGTTCGAAGGCCGCGAATGGGGCGGGATGGATATCCGCAGCCGCGCCCGCCTGGTGAACCGGCTGGCTGATGCCTTCGAGGCCAATCTCGACACGCTGTATCGCCTGGAGACCCTGAACAACGGCCGCCCGCTCAACGAGACCCGCGCCCAGCTCGGACGCCTGCCTGACTTTTTCCGGTACTTCGCCGGACTAGCGCTGTCGCGGCGCGACTCGGTCATTCCGGTCGAGGGCGATTACCTGAACTACACCTTGCGCACGCCGATCGGCGTGGTCGCCAACTGCACGCCGTTCAACCATCCCTTGATGATCATGTGCAAGTCGCTGGCCGCGGTGCTTGCGTCGGGCTGTACCACCGTGGTGAAGCCGTCGGAATACACCCCGCTGACAACGCTGAAGCTGGCGCAGATCTTCACCGACGCGGGCCTGCCGAAAGGCGTATTCAACGTCGTGCTCGGCCTCGGCCAGAGCGCCGGAAAGATGCTGGCCGAGCATCCCGACATCAACAAGCTGGTGCTGACCGGCGGCACCGAAGCCGGCCGCATCGCTGGCAGCGCTGCCGCAAAAGTGTTCGCGCACCAGACCATGGAACTCGGCGGCAAGACGCCGGTCATGGTGTTCGACGATTTCAATATTGATCAGGCCGTCAACTACGCCGCGTTCGGCGCCTTCATCGGCGCCGGCCAGACCTGTGTCTGCGCCTCCCGGCATATCGTGCAGGACACGATATATGACGAATTCGTCGAGAAGCTGCAGCGCAAGACGGAGTCGATCCGCATCGGCGACCCGTTTGATCCGGCGACCCAGCTCGGACCGGTGATTTCCGCCAAACAGCGCGATCGCGTGCTGATGTATTCGCGTTTCGGCAACGAGGACGGCGCGCGGCTGGTCACCGGCGGCGTCGCCGCCGATGTGCCCGGTCATCAGGGCGGCTACTTCGTCAAGCCGACGGTGTTCGCCGACGTCCGCGCCGACATGCGCATCTTCCAGGAAGAAGTCTTCGGACCGTTCACCTCGGTGACGCCGTTCAAGGACGAGGCCGACGCCCTGCGGCTTGCCAACGACTCGCCGTTCGGCCTGGCTGCCGCGATCCGTACCAGCAATGTCGGCCGCGCCCACCGCGTCGCCGCCGGCGTTCGCGCCGGCATCGTCTGGGTCAACGACCATCACCGGCTCGATCCGGCGTCGCCGTGGGGCGGCGTCGACGACAGCGGCATCGGCAGCGAATTCGGCACCGAGAGCTTCGAGACGCACTTCAACACCAAGAGCGTCATGGTGGCCACCGCTGAGAAGGATTTTGACTGGTACCGCGACACGGCGGGCCAGAAGCGCCTCAACTAA